CAGCCGTGGCAGCCATGGCTTCGGCAACGAAGGCGCGAGTTGTCAGTTTCGGCTTGTCGGAATCAGCAAACGTTCGAGCGACCGAAGTCGAATCTGAGAACGGTCAGTTGAGCCTGACGGTGGACGGCTTTCGCTTTCACGTGCCGGTTTGCGGTCGACACAACGTCACGAACGTGTTGGCGGCTATTGCCGTGGGAATGGAAATTGGCGTGACGCCCGAGTTGATCAACGCCGGTCTGCAGACGTTTCAGCCTCAACACGGCCGTTGCGTTGTGTCGCAGGTTGGTGACTGGACGGTTATCGACGACACGTATAATTCAAGCCCGGCCAGTGTCGCCGCTGCGATCCAGACGGTTTCCGAATTCACCGACAATCGACATCGCATTGTTGTGCTTAGCGACATGCTGGACCTTGGCGATCAGGCCAGCGACCTTCATTATGGCATCGGCGCCACGTTAGCGAGATCCGCCGTTGATCATGTTGTTTTGACAGGTCAGTTCGCCGACGATGTGGTGGAAGGCTTTCTGTCGTCGGGTGGAAACATCAACCGCATTTCGCAGTTTGCAAGTCGAGCTCTGCTGCTTGAGATACTCGAATGCCTGGTTGGCCCCGGCGATGTTGTGTTGTTCAAGGGGTCTCGCGCGACTGCTATGGAACGCGTGATCGAAGAGCTTCGGCAGCGACTGGCGCCGCCACAATCTGTCACGCGGAAAGCTGCTTAGGCCGCTTCGACAACACGGCTCCCACCAGAAACACGATCGACGTGCCGACCACGACAGCCATCAGCGGGTCCAGCAAGTCGCGCACGGGGGCCAGCTTGCTGTAAACGGGCTGCAACCACTGTGGAAGGTCTGGCATGTGAGCGACCGTGACCAACGTGATGGCGGACACGCCAGAGACGACTCCTAAAGCGGCACCGAATGCACCTTCCGCTTTAGTGAACCTCGCCAGCAGAATCAGGCCCAGAGTTCCGCCGCTGAGGATGCCGGAAATTTTCCACCACACGTCCAGCATGTGGCCTCGACTGCTAACCATCGCCAAAGCCACGGCGATGCCGAGTACGCCCAGGACGATCGTCATCAAGCGGAGGAATCGAAGGTCGAACTTGTCATCGGCCTTGTATGAACCGTCGACCTGCTGCACACCACGCCGGAAGAAACGATTCTGAACATCGCACAATAACAAGGTGGCCGAACTGTTTAATGATGAATCAACGGTACTCATCGCCGCCGCCAGAATCGCGGCAATCAGCAGCCCGGCCAGACCTGTCGGCAGTTCCGACATGATGAAAAATGGTAGTACTTCATCGGGTTTTCGGTCGGCCGGTAATTCGCCATTAAGCTGGTAGAAAACGAACAGGCCCGTGCCGAGGAAGAACAGAATCGCAGAGATCGGCAGATACGCGATGGCTCCCATCCACACACTTCGGCGTGCGTCCGCTTCTGTGCGAGCCGTAAAATAGCGTTGCACGAAGGTCTGGTCGGCCGCGAAGTTTTGCAGGTTGATAAAGAAGCCAAAGGTCAACATCGTCAAGAAAGTGGAGCTTCCGCTGGCCGTCTTTGCGAAGCTGAGGTCCATGCTGCCCAGCGAGAGTTTATTCTGTAAAGGCTGCGACGCCCCTTCAATAATTCCCGCAACGCCGCCGGGCACATTCATCACCAGCACAACAAGACAGATCAGCATTCCACCGACCAGAATGATGCTCTGCACGACATCGGTCCAGATGACGGCTTCAATGCCGCCCAGCAATGTGTAAGCGATCACCAGAACGCCCAGGCAAAGGATGATCGTGGAAATCGGCACGTCGATAAGAGCCGTTACGGCGAGCGAAACGCCATACAGAATCATGCCGATGCGGCCAACGTGATACATCACGTTAAACAGCGCCGAATACACGCGAGCCCAGGTGCCGAAGCGTTTTTCCAGATGCTCATAAGCCGACAGGCTGCCGCAGTTTCGGAAAAAGGGCACAAAGAAAACGGTGGCAACCCAGGCGGCGTACGGCAGCGATAAAGAAAAAACAAACGGAAGCCACGTACCGGAAAATGTCTTACCGGGGTTCGCTACGAAGCTGATACTGCTGACGAACGTACCAATGATCGACAGCCCAACCACCCAGCCAGGCAGCGAACGACCGGCCGACATGAATTCGTCGGCCGTGTGAGTTCGACGGGACATGAAGCAGCCGAGGGCAGTCACGGCAATCAGGTAGACGCCGACAACGATCAGGTCTACGGGACTGGCAGTTGGCATTGGTGTTCCTGGCAGGGCAAAACGGCAAGACAGTGTCTGATGGCGGAGTTTCGAACAGAACGCGGTCCGTTGCTAGTGAAGGACTCATTGCGCGCTTGGGTTTGTCGTGAAATGGCCATGGCGATTTGGGCCGCAGCTGTTGTCAACCTTCAACCGGAAGCTCCGCGTGTGCAGTTGGGAACATCGCGGAATAACCGGCAGAACCGGAATTCAATCGCCGTCAAACCCGGTGGAACTGGATACGTTGATCCGCCGAGCGGGGATTCCTGACCAAGCCTAGCGTAGAGAATTTCCCCAACAGGACCGCAACTCCTTCCTGATCCCAGAGGTCATCACCATGACGAAGCAAAAAAATCATCGAAAAAAATCCGTCGTTAATGTTCGCGTACAGTGGACTCTGGCGCTTCGGGTTGTCCTGCACTTTCTTGTGTTCGTGTGCGCCGGAGCTGTCTTCGGGCTGATCAATCAGTTTTTGATTGACCCGTTCGGCGGACTGGCTGGCAACCTGTCGGCATTTTGTCGCAACAGTGGCCCAATTTTGGTGGCGTTGCTCTGCCTGCTGCCGATTTTTATTCGCGACACGCTGACGCTTAGCAACCGGATTGCTGGTCCGATCTACAGTCTGGAGAAAACGATTGTTCAGATTTCCGACGGTGATGAAGATGTGCGACCGCTGAAGTTTCGAAAAGACGACATGTGGGAAGAGTTGCCCGAGATGTTTAACAACATGGTCGAAAGCCTGCGTTCGTCTGGTGACTCCGCGGCTGAAACGAGTTCCGTGACACAGGATCAACGTGAGCTGGTTGAAGTTTGACATCTGATCCGAAATCGGTAGGGGCAAACGTAAGTTTCCGGTTAGGTTCTGACAGCAAATAAATAGAAGTCATCCCATGCGGGCCATAAACAACACAACGACCAAAGCGAAGAACCGCCGACGCGGAATTGCAGCCACGGAATTTGCCGTGTGTCTTCCGATTCTGCTTGTGCTGATCGTCGGAACCATCGAAGCCTGTTCAATGATCTATCTGAAGCAGACGCTAAGCGTGGCTGCCTACGAAGGAATTCGAGCGTCGATCAAGCCGAGTGCCACGACAGCAGATGTTACTGCAGCATGCAATCGGATTCTGACTGACAGAAACGTCCAGGGAGGAACAGTGACGATTACCCCTTCTGATTTCGAAACACAGCCCGTGCAGACATGGATCACAGTACGTGTTCATGCGACTGGCGGTTCAAATTCGGTGATTGCCGGCTGGTTTTACGACGCGCTTGTCGTCGACGGCCAGGCCACCATGATGAAGGAATTCTAAAATGAGAAAGCTGCCATTTACGCGAACTTTGCAGCAACCGTCTTCTCGCCGTCAGGGCGCGATACTAATGCTGATCGTGTTGTGCGTTCCCGTGATTCTGGCGTTCTCTGCGTTTGCGATTAACATCGCCTGGATGCAACTGACGCGCACCGAACTGCGAACCGCGACCGACGCGGCCGCTCGAGCCGGAAGCCGGACTCTAAGTCTTAGTCAAAGCCCCGCAACCGCGCGTGCGTCTGCTAAAGCCGCCGCGTCGCGGAATACCGTCGCCGGAGATGGGCTGACGCTAAACGATGCCGACGTGGTTTTCGGATCGTCCGAACGAACGGGCGTGGCAAAGTGGAGCTTCACACCTGCAGCGGATTCTGATCCGGAACTCAATGGCGTGCGAATCGTCGGAAGCCGGACAGCAGGTTCACCAGACGGTCCCATCACGATGCTGTTTGCTGGCATGTTCGATCGCAGCAACTTCGAACCCGTCAAGTCGGCGACGGCTTCACAGTTGGACCGAGACGTAATGCTGGTCCTCGACCGATCCGGATCGATGGGCACTGTCACGCCTGGTGGCACGCGTTGGACGGACCTGAAACTGGCTGTCGACGCCTTCCTGGCTGCTCTGGCTCTTACGCCACAGGATGAATTCGTCGGACTGGCCACCTATTCAACGACTTCAACACTGGACGAAAATTTGGCACTGAGTTACACGCCGGTTCAGACAAACATCAGCAGCATTACACCCAACGGCTGGACGGCCATCGGACTGGGTTTGCAGGATGGAATCACCGGAGTGCTGGATCCATCGTACACTCGGCCGAACGCCGCGAAGACGATTCTGCTGATGACGGACGGAAATCATAACACGGACCTCGATCCCGTCGGCGTCGCTCAAACGGCTCACGATACGCACAATATTACGGTCCACACCATCACGTTTAGCAGCGGAGCTGACCAGACGCACATGCAGCAGGTAGCGGCCGCAGGTGGCGGTAAGCACTGGCATGCTGACGACCAGGCTCAGCTGATTTCAGTGTTCGAAGAAATCGCCAACAACCTTCCGACGTTAATCACTGAGTAGTCTGACTGCTCATTTTGCGGGTTTCGCACATGAAGAGTTTCATACGGAAAAGCGGTTCTACACGACGCAATGCGGCTTTCAACTGCCGCGGTCGTGCAGGGACTGCGATGGTTGAGTTTGTCGTCGTTGCGCCAGTCTTCTTTCTTCTGCTGTTTGCGGGGATTGAATTTGCAGTGCTGGGAACGATCCGCTCAACGGCCAACAATGCAGCCTACGAAGGGGCTCGCAAACTCGTGATTCCAGGCGCGGTCGCCAGTGACGGGATCACCGAAGCGACTCGCATTATGGGCATCGTGGGCGTGAACAACCTGACGGTCACAACCACGCCAACGGTCATCGACGAAACGACTCAGGACGTCACCGTCAATGTCAGCATTCCGTACGACAACAACGCCGTGTTCGTACCCTGGTTCGCTGGTGGGCTGGTGATTAACGCGTCAAGTACACTGAAAACCGAACGCTACGGCGGAATCTCGGCTGGCCCGTAGCAGCAACGAATGTAGTGTAACGATTCCAACGATCCCGTTGCACTAAGAACTCGGCAGGATGCCTGGCCACTAATCACCGTTGTCCGCTGGTGCCCCGCGCGCTGGTCTGCCGTTGGATTTTTTCTGAGGTTCGAATATCGCGAACCAGCGGCGCAGAAAATCTGCGACAGCGATGAGAACGCGACTGACAAGTGTGGTCCGTTTTGTAATGATGGCCGGATGATGCCATGCAACAACCACGCCCAGCCGCGCTGTTTTATTTCAGCTTGTTTCTTCGTCTTAATAGCCGTCACCTGCGCCGACGAGACACTGGCGGCCGAACCGTTTCGCATTCGTGTGGTGGATGACGAAAACGGCTGGCCGGTGCCGCTGGTTGAATTTCGAACGACTCACGACGTCCGTTTCGTTTCGGACAATGCTGGCGTGATCGCCGTCGACTTGCCGGAAGTGATGAACGTTGAAACGTGGTTCCACGTTGAAGGGCACGGTTATTCTGTGAAAGCCGATGCATTCGGCTATCGTGGCGTCCGAATCACGCCTCGCCCTGGCGAATCGAACACGGTGAAAGTTCATCGTGAGCTGCCTGCGAGGCGACTCGGCCGGATCACGGGCGGCGGCTTGTTTGCCGAGAGTCAAAAGCTTGGCGAACATGCAGGCTGGACTGAGCAGGGAATATTCGGCTGCGACAGTGTTCAAAACGCGTCTCACAACGGGCGGATGTTCTGGATTTGGGGTGACACGACTCTGCCAAATTATCCCCTGGGGCGTTTTCATTCCATCGGGGCGACGTCGCACTTGCAGCCGCTGAAATCCTTCGAACCACCTGCCGCATTACGGTATTCGTATTTCACGGATGCGAAGCAGGTGCCGCGAAACCTGGCGAAGCTGCCTGGCGACGGGCCGACATGGTTGTCCGGTCTGGTCAGTCTTCCGGACAGCCACGGTACACAGCGGTTGGGAGCGACGTACTCAAAAATTAAGCCGCCGCTCGAAGAATACGAACGAGGCCTGTGCGTGTGGAATGAAGAGGCAGCAGAGTTCCAGAAGCATTTGGTGATCTGGGAAAAGTCGGACGCCGCACCGAAGCCACCGTCAAGCCCCGTTGGCCACGCGGTGTTCCGCACGGACGAGAACGGGCAGAAGTCGGTACTGTTTGGTGACCCGTTTCCGACGCTTCAATGCGACGCGACGTTTGAAGCCTGGTCTGATCCGAAGTCATGGAAAGCACTGGTGCCACAGGAATCCGTACCAGCGGTCGATTCCGGTGTGAGCGTCAAACCGCATCGTGGTGGCGTGGCGTGGAATGAGTTTCGCAAAAAGTGGGTGACGGTTTTCACGCAGATGTACGGAAAGTCGTCGGCTTTAGGTGAAATCTGGTACGCCGAAGCTGACTCTCCCACGGGCCCATGGCAGAACGCGATTCACGTGGTAACTCACAATAAGTACACCTTCTACAACCCCAGCCTGCACCCGGAATTCACGCCAGCCGATTCGCCCATTCTTTTATTCGAAGCGACGTACACCAAAACGTTCTCGAGCACCACAGCGCCGACGCCGCGGCACAACTACAACCAGGTTCTGTACCGGCTCGACCTAGACGAACTGGCTGACCGTCTCCCGTCACCATAATCGCCTTCACGTGAACGCCGCATCTTGCGGAGCGGTATGGCGATTGGCTTCTTTTCGATGATGGCAGGTCGATGATGGCTCGTCTTGTCGCGTCACTTGTGAAAGCTTCGCTTGCGGGGACGGGGGGAAATCCTTTGCTCTGCCGGTCGACGAATACCGGCATTTTCTGCGAGTCGCGTTGCTGGCCGCAGTGGGGATTGCTTTCTGAGCCTTCGAAGGCATGCAAATCGAACTGCGGCGCGCCGTCATTGCGATGGATTATTACCGCAGGGACGATTTTGCGGATGACGCCGTCAAATTTGACCGCAGGGGCTGACGATAAACTCAGTGCGACCCGTTTTTGAACGTCGCATTGGCTGAACCACCGAAAAGATATCGCTCTCCAAGGATGAATAGTGATGAAGGTTAAATGGCAACTCTCTGCTTTGCTTCTCAGTGGAAGCGTAATCGTCGGCTGTGGAGACTCTGCGGATTCGACAGTCTCTGACACATCAGGCGGAACGGCTGCGCCAGCGAGTGCCGCTGCGGCTCCAGCTGCACCTGCCGCTCCAAAGATCGCGTTAGACCCGATCATGGAAGGACTCGCAGATGCCTTCGAAGATCCTGCAGAATTCGGCCAGATCAAAGACGCATACGAAACGGCACCAACAGACGTCGAAGCGGTCCAGACCTATGCCGGCACGCTGCTGAGCCTGGCGATGATGCACGCTCAGGACGGTCGACAGGAACTGTCAGACGAAGCTCTGACCCGAGCCGGTTCGGTCATTAAGAAGGCGGAAACAGCCGGTGTTGAGTTCCCGGAATCCGACCTGCGACCAACCATTTACTACGGATACGCCTGCGTTCAGGCCAAGCAGGGTCAGGGCAAACAGGCTCTGGAAACTCTTAACCGAGCGATCGAAACCGGCTTCAACAATCTGAACATGTTGAAGGCCGACGAAGACCTCGCATCCGTTCGAGAACTGGCTGACTACCCGACTCAGTTGACGGCATGGGAAGGTCACTTCGAAGAACTTAAGCGTCGCAACGAAGAACTGCAGAAGCAGCATGCCAAAGAAGCTTTGGCTAAGGGCGAAGGCTTTCCGTTTGATTTCGATCTGGTCGACATCAATGGCAAACCTCTGAAGCTGGACGCGTTCAAAGGTCGAGTTTGCATCGTCGACATTTGGGCCACCTGGTGCGGTCCATGTCGTCAGGAAGTTCCTCACTTCGTGAAGCTGCAGGACAAATATCGCGACTACGGTTTCCAGATGATCGGCTTGAATCAGGAAAACGCTCCGAGCGAAGAAGCAAAAGCCGAACTGGTCAAAAACTTCGCGGCCAACAACAGCATGAACTACCCATGTGCGTTGATCACGGACGAAGTGCTGGCTCAGGTGCCTGACCTGAAAGGCTTCCCGACCACGCTGTTCATCGATCATCACGGAAAAGTACGCATGACGGCCGTTGGCTATCACGACTACACCTACATGGCCACTGTTGTTGAAGCATTGCTGACGGAGCAGGCAGCCGAACGGAAAGCCGCGACCAACTAACCAGCGTTGCCCATCGCGGTGCCACAAAATCTTAAAGCCCGGATTTCTCAGAAGGCCGGGCTTTTTGCTTTGTCTGGCAAGTTTATCTGCGGGCGGTGTCAGGCTGGTCTGCCGCGGGTGTCACAAAGTTGGTGAATCTGGTCAGACAGAAGTGTGTCCGAATTGGAATACTGCAACTGGCCCGGCAGGGCGGCAGCACAAGAATCACCAAGCGGCGCAACAAAATGATTCGTTCGCCACCAATCCAACCTTCCCATATCCCGGCCTGCGCCGCGGGCTGTGCTTGTTAAATCCGTTTAAGCAGTTCGCTTTTCTTGCTGTCGAATTCTTCCTTCGACAGGTAGCCTTTTTCCATTAGCCCGCCAAGGCGTTCGAGTGTTTGCAGGACGTCTTCGTTGGCGACCGGCCCCGGATTGGCGTATTGAGACGTCCCAGCGTCGTCTGCGCCTGACGTTGTATAGTCGTCGGTTGTCGGATTCTGTGCAGCACTGTCGACTGATTCGCTGACTGGTTGAGTGACAGGCGGCTGAGTCACGCCAGCTCGCGAGACGACCGGCAGAGTGGATAAGTTGACCGTTCCATATTGACTGGTAAACGTGATGGAGGCGCCGCCGCCCTGTTGCTGGCCGAACCCGCCGATTCGATGGTCCAGCGTGTCGTACACCCATGGTTCGCCGCCGGTCGTGACGGCCAGTCGATGAATTTCTGCGAAGTAAGCGTACTTCACACTGTTCTGTGAACCGACTGCGTTGGGTGAACCCAGTTCCTGCGGCCACCAGTTTGCCTCAGGGTCTGGAACGAATAGGCTGTTGTTTGACCCCATCTGACCTGACGCCTGCGACTGCGAAGTCACTCCGTTCTGGCTTTGTGACTGGAACGATCCGCTAAACGGCGCGAATTGATGGTTCGCCAGGTGGCAGGCAATGTCTTCGCAAAGCGAACTGACTCGCCACTTCAGCTGTTGGTTGAACAGATCACTGACCATTGTCATCCCACCGCGCATCCATTGGCCGGAGCCGCTGAAATCCGGGTGGTTGAACTGAGCCATCGAGCCGTTGCCGTTGTGGACGGCCACCAGCATATGAGTCACTCCGTCGGCAGACACGCCGTGCTTCTGAGCGAGATCCTGTACGAGCTGGCGTCCGGAATCAGAGAGTTGGGGCACGGAAGAAATCCAGGTTTGTGGTTAAGCGCGGCCGACAGGAACGGACGACGTGAACACTGCCATCCGGTCGGACATCCCATTGTCACCCGACCACGGTGCTACGTGAAGAGGCGGCAGGCACGTTTTCAGAAGTTCCCGGCCGACGGAAACTTCCCATCATCGGACCGAGCCCACCGGCGCGCGAACCTCGCCCGGTCTTGCTTCAAACAAATGCCGAACTCCCTGCTAATTCGCAGCGTTTCGCAGCATCCGCCATGGACTTGCCGATCTTTCCGAGGCGAAGGATTGGCGTCATCCAGAGCTACCGCTGAGACTTTGCCGCACATGTCCATCGGTGCGAAAGCCGCAAGCTCAGTGTCTGATCCAGGCATATCGGGGTTTGACGGGACCTTGCCACAGTTCGGATTCATCAAACGTGTGGGAACGCCGGGACGTTTTCCTTCCGAAGCAAATTCGGCAGCGGCAAGAGAAGGAGGTATTCGAGGGACAAAATGTGTGCTGATCTTTGAAGCGGTGTGGGCACTTCGAGTAAACTTCGCGGTCAGGTGTCGAGACGGCGGAGCGTCGTTCGGTTGATTCTGCCCATGCAAGGAGCTTTCACAGTGCCGGTCAAAATGCAGCTTACCCGAGTTATAATCTCGGAAATCAATGACCAGCAGGCCATTTACCTGAAGGAAGTGGACGGCGTTCGCACGTTTCCGATCCTGATTGGTGAATTCGAAGCCAACATCATCAACCGCCGACTGCTGGAAGAGCCACCTCATCGCCCGCTGACTCATGACCTGCTGCGTATGGTGATTCATGCTCTGGGCGGAGAGCCATTAGAAGTGGTTGTGTCTGAGATCAAGGACCACACCTATTTTGCAGTGCTGAAGCTACAACAGAACGATCAATTGATCGACATCGACTGCCGCCCGAGCGATGCCATTGCACTTTCGGCTCACTATGATCCGCCGCTGCCCATCTATGTGGCCGAAGAAGTTCTGGACGAAGTAAGCTGACGCACGTGTGCCCTCCCCTTGCTGGAAAGCAGGCCGCAATATGAGAACTCTTCTTTGGCACCCACTGCTGTTTGGGTGCCTGCTGTTGCCGGCGATTCCCGCGGCCGCTCAAACCACTGTCTGGGGGCTTCAACAGGGCGACCGCTTTAACGTTGAAACACTGGTGAAACAGCAGACGACGCTTGAGCTGGAAGGCCGCCCACCCACAACTGCCACATCAAAAGAACGCATCGAAATCCAGTACACTGTGTTTTCGGCGCTGCCCGACGAAACTGTCGTTCACGCTCGAGTAACGAATATCACCGACGTCGATGATTCGCAGACCGCAGAATCCGCTCGCGTGCTGGACCGACAGTCACGCCAATTGGGGCGAGTTCCAGTGACAATGTCTATCGATCCCGCCGGTGTCGTCCGCCACACTCAGGGTTTGGATGCGGTGATTCGACAAATGTCGGGCGTTAACAAGCGTTCGCAGAAGTTGCTACAGCAGGCCGTGTCGAAAGATGCTGTTGCGACCTGGGTTCACCAACCGTTCTGGCTGTCGCCACTGAAAATGCCTCTGGCTAAGGAACAGTCGTGGGAACGCACCAGCGTTTTTTCTTTGGGGTTACTGGGAAGTGTGCACACGGCTTTGACGTTTTCTGTTTCAGAAGCAGACGAAGAATCAGCAGACATCACGATTGCCGGCAATGCCCGACATGTACCGTCGGCGGCCGGCGCCAGTTCAGCGACCGTCCGACTGGCCTTTGAGGACGCCACAGCGGAAGTTCAGGAATTCGGTGGCTCAGGGCGCCTCATCCTTCAGCAACGATCCGGCAACGAAGACGAAGATTCGACGGACGAGGAATCACGGGACGAGGACGATTCCGAGATCGACAGTGCTCGCCCGCAGCGACCGGCAAGCCGTCGACCGTGGTTTGAGCAATTGCAGCTGGAATGGAAGGTGACCGGCACAGCAACGGTGAAGTCTGGCGACCGCCGTGTCCCGCTAAAGTTTGAGCACCATCAGACGCAGACGTCGCGGTTATTGCCAGGCTACGTCACTGGCGCGCCTCGCCGATTCACTCCGTTTCTTCCGTCACCGATGCCCCGTTAACTTCCGTGGCAGGCGATTCTGAGTTCCCACGGTTCTTCAACGTGGGGTGCAGTGGCCAGTCCTGAATGTACACTGGTTCCAATTCCGGAGCCGGCGGCGCTTCTTCGCCGAGTGTTCGCAGAGCGGTTGAAACGCAGTTGCCGATGATCCCGCCGACGCCGTAGGTTGAGTGAGCACGCTGCAATTCCGGGACGGCAATTTTTCCACCGACGAGGCCGATCGCCAGGGCCGATCCGCAGCGGACGGTGTCGTATTCCGGAAAAATTTCGCTGTCATCGAAGATGCGTTCAGAGAACTGCCCCACCAGTGCGTCATCCTTCGAATCTTTCGACAATTCGCCCAACGTCCACATCGCGATCGCTCGACCATCCGGATGCAGTGCACTTTGTTTGCTGAACTGTTCCGCACACAAACTTTTTAATTCGGTTCTGTCTGTGTATGCAGCGACATGCAACAGAAACGCCAGTTGTTCGTCCAGGGCGTGGAACCTGGGGTAGTTCTGACTGTCGTTCTTCATTTCCGTCCAGTGCGTTGCGGCGACGGCTGCGGCTGCTTCCCCCAGCGAATTTTGTGGCATCAGGTGCAGCAGCCAGGCCGCTGTGACAAGAACTTCACTGC
This DNA window, taken from Fuerstiella marisgermanici, encodes the following:
- a CDS encoding TadE/TadG family type IV pilus assembly protein, with translation MVEFVVVAPVFFLLLFAGIEFAVLGTIRSTANNAAYEGARKLVIPGAVASDGITEATRIMGIVGVNNLTVTTTPTVIDETTQDVTVNVSIPYDNNAVFVPWFAGGLVINASSTLKTERYGGISAGP
- a CDS encoding bifunctional nuclease family protein encodes the protein MQLTRVIISEINDQQAIYLKEVDGVRTFPILIGEFEANIINRRLLEEPPHRPLTHDLLRMVIHALGGEPLEVVVSEIKDHTYFAVLKLQQNDQLIDIDCRPSDAIALSAHYDPPLPIYVAEEVLDEVS
- a CDS encoding DUF4185 domain-containing protein, producing MMPCNNHAQPRCFISACFFVLIAVTCADETLAAEPFRIRVVDDENGWPVPLVEFRTTHDVRFVSDNAGVIAVDLPEVMNVETWFHVEGHGYSVKADAFGYRGVRITPRPGESNTVKVHRELPARRLGRITGGGLFAESQKLGEHAGWTEQGIFGCDSVQNASHNGRMFWIWGDTTLPNYPLGRFHSIGATSHLQPLKSFEPPAALRYSYFTDAKQVPRNLAKLPGDGPTWLSGLVSLPDSHGTQRLGATYSKIKPPLEEYERGLCVWNEEAAEFQKHLVIWEKSDAAPKPPSSPVGHAVFRTDENGQKSVLFGDPFPTLQCDATFEAWSDPKSWKALVPQESVPAVDSGVSVKPHRGGVAWNEFRKKWVTVFTQMYGKSSALGEIWYAEADSPTGPWQNAIHVVTHNKYTFYNPSLHPEFTPADSPILLFEATYTKTFSSTTAPTPRHNYNQVLYRLDLDELADRLPSP
- a CDS encoding sodium:solute symporter, whose protein sequence is MPTASPVDLIVVGVYLIAVTALGCFMSRRTHTADEFMSAGRSLPGWVVGLSIIGTFVSSISFVANPGKTFSGTWLPFVFSLSLPYAAWVATVFFVPFFRNCGSLSAYEHLEKRFGTWARVYSALFNVMYHVGRIGMILYGVSLAVTALIDVPISTIILCLGVLVIAYTLLGGIEAVIWTDVVQSIILVGGMLICLVVLVMNVPGGVAGIIEGASQPLQNKLSLGSMDLSFAKTASGSSTFLTMLTFGFFINLQNFAADQTFVQRYFTARTEADARRSVWMGAIAYLPISAILFFLGTGLFVFYQLNGELPADRKPDEVLPFFIMSELPTGLAGLLIAAILAAAMSTVDSSLNSSATLLLCDVQNRFFRRGVQQVDGSYKADDKFDLRFLRLMTIVLGVLGIAVALAMVSSRGHMLDVWWKISGILSGGTLGLILLARFTKAEGAFGAALGVVSGVSAITLVTVAHMPDLPQWLQPVYSKLAPVRDLLDPLMAVVVGTSIVFLVGAVLSKRPKQLSA
- a CDS encoding TadE/TadG family type IV pilus assembly protein, with product MRAINNTTTKAKNRRRGIAATEFAVCLPILLVLIVGTIEACSMIYLKQTLSVAAYEGIRASIKPSATTADVTAACNRILTDRNVQGGTVTITPSDFETQPVQTWITVRVHATGGSNSVIAGWFYDALVVDGQATMMKEF
- a CDS encoding vWA domain-containing protein, whose amino-acid sequence is MRKLPFTRTLQQPSSRRQGAILMLIVLCVPVILAFSAFAINIAWMQLTRTELRTATDAAARAGSRTLSLSQSPATARASAKAAASRNTVAGDGLTLNDADVVFGSSERTGVAKWSFTPAADSDPELNGVRIVGSRTAGSPDGPITMLFAGMFDRSNFEPVKSATASQLDRDVMLVLDRSGSMGTVTPGGTRWTDLKLAVDAFLAALALTPQDEFVGLATYSTTSTLDENLALSYTPVQTNISSITPNGWTAIGLGLQDGITGVLDPSYTRPNAAKTILLMTDGNHNTDLDPVGVAQTAHDTHNITVHTITFSSGADQTHMQQVAAAGGGKHWHADDQAQLISVFEEIANNLPTLITE
- a CDS encoding SHOCT domain-containing protein, translated to MPQLSDSGRQLVQDLAQKHGVSADGVTHMLVAVHNGNGSMAQFNHPDFSGSGQWMRGGMTMVSDLFNQQLKWRVSSLCEDIACHLANHQFAPFSGSFQSQSQNGVTSQSQASGQMGSNNSLFVPDPEANWWPQELGSPNAVGSQNSVKYAYFAEIHRLAVTTGGEPWVYDTLDHRIGGFGQQQGGGASITFTSQYGTVNLSTLPVVSRAGVTQPPVTQPVSESVDSAAQNPTTDDYTTSGADDAGTSQYANPGPVANEDVLQTLERLGGLMEKGYLSKEEFDSKKSELLKRI
- a CDS encoding TlpA family protein disulfide reductase; protein product: MKVKWQLSALLLSGSVIVGCGDSADSTVSDTSGGTAAPASAAAAPAAPAAPKIALDPIMEGLADAFEDPAEFGQIKDAYETAPTDVEAVQTYAGTLLSLAMMHAQDGRQELSDEALTRAGSVIKKAETAGVEFPESDLRPTIYYGYACVQAKQGQGKQALETLNRAIETGFNNLNMLKADEDLASVRELADYPTQLTAWEGHFEELKRRNEELQKQHAKEALAKGEGFPFDFDLVDINGKPLKLDAFKGRVCIVDIWATWCGPCRQEVPHFVKLQDKYRDYGFQMIGLNQENAPSEEAKAELVKNFAANNSMNYPCALITDEVLAQVPDLKGFPTTLFIDHHGKVRMTAVGYHDYTYMATVVEALLTEQAAERKAATN
- a CDS encoding DUF6263 family protein, with product MRTLLWHPLLFGCLLLPAIPAAAQTTVWGLQQGDRFNVETLVKQQTTLELEGRPPTTATSKERIEIQYTVFSALPDETVVHARVTNITDVDDSQTAESARVLDRQSRQLGRVPVTMSIDPAGVVRHTQGLDAVIRQMSGVNKRSQKLLQQAVSKDAVATWVHQPFWLSPLKMPLAKEQSWERTSVFSLGLLGSVHTALTFSVSEADEESADITIAGNARHVPSAAGASSATVRLAFEDATAEVQEFGGSGRLILQQRSGNEDEDSTDEESRDEDDSEIDSARPQRPASRRPWFEQLQLEWKVTGTATVKSGDRRVPLKFEHHQTQTSRLLPGYVTGAPRRFTPFLPSPMPR